In a single window of the Rhodamnia argentea isolate NSW1041297 chromosome 2, ASM2092103v1, whole genome shotgun sequence genome:
- the LOC115753896 gene encoding sm-like protein LSM1B isoform X1 encodes MSWAGPEDVYLSTSLASYLDKKLLVLLRDGRKLMGILRSFDQFANAVLEGACERVIVGDLYCDIPLGLYIIRGENVVLIGELDLEKEELPPHMTRVPVPEIRRAQKAEQEASDLKGTMRKRMEFLDLD; translated from the exons ATGTCTTGGGCAGGCCCTGAAGATGTCTATCTATCTACTTCCCTTGCCAGCTATCTTGACA AAAAACTTCTTGTGTTGCTGAGGGATGGACGGAAGCTCATGGGGATACTTCGTTCGTTTGACCAATTTG CAAATGCTGTTCTTGAAGGTGCATGTGAGAGAGTCATTGTTGGTGACCTATATTGTGACATTCCTTTAGGTCTCTATATAATTCGTGGGGAGAATGTTGTTTTAATTGGCGAGCTG GACTTAGAGAAAGAGGAACTCCCCCCGCATATGACTCGTGTCCCAGTACCAGAGATTAGAAGG GCACAGAAGGCTGAACAGGAAGCTTCGGACCTCAAAGGCACCATGAGGAAAAGAATGGAATTCTTGGATCTGGATTGA
- the LOC115753896 gene encoding sm-like protein LSM1B isoform X2, whose amino-acid sequence MSWAGPEDVYLSTSLASYLDTNAVLEGACERVIVGDLYCDIPLGLYIIRGENVVLIGELDLEKEELPPHMTRVPVPEIRRAQKAEQEASDLKGTMRKRMEFLDLD is encoded by the exons ATGTCTTGGGCAGGCCCTGAAGATGTCTATCTATCTACTTCCCTTGCCAGCTATCTTGACA CAAATGCTGTTCTTGAAGGTGCATGTGAGAGAGTCATTGTTGGTGACCTATATTGTGACATTCCTTTAGGTCTCTATATAATTCGTGGGGAGAATGTTGTTTTAATTGGCGAGCTG GACTTAGAGAAAGAGGAACTCCCCCCGCATATGACTCGTGTCCCAGTACCAGAGATTAGAAGG GCACAGAAGGCTGAACAGGAAGCTTCGGACCTCAAAGGCACCATGAGGAAAAGAATGGAATTCTTGGATCTGGATTGA